Proteins from one Nakamurella multipartita DSM 44233 genomic window:
- a CDS encoding helix-turn-helix domain-containing protein, with amino-acid sequence MPSRGRPGPDPATPLTGRSPASEIVVPDLESSVRWHQHDFPHPLARWHTHPEVEVHLIRRSTGLAFVGDYIGPFGPGHFVLVGSQLPHNWLSDLEPDEMVAGRDVVLQIHPELVGRLALVLPEAAEAVNLFQSANRGIEYSGATARQAAVELEGVGQSSGLQRLQRIFGLLSLLARAPGAEQRPLSQATAAVPLDAPGQRKVDAVLRYITDNLAGEVRLEEAARTVGMTPSALSRFFTRAAGRGFADTVRRLRVIRACTLLFQTDRPIADICFEAGYQNLSNFNRQFRTETGLTPREYRRRLRVGTRLPPA; translated from the coding sequence GTGCCGTCACGGGGACGACCGGGTCCCGATCCGGCCACGCCGTTGACCGGTCGTTCCCCGGCCAGCGAAATCGTGGTGCCCGATCTGGAGAGCAGCGTCCGATGGCACCAGCACGATTTCCCGCACCCGTTGGCGCGGTGGCACACCCATCCCGAGGTGGAAGTGCACCTGATCCGTCGGAGTACCGGACTCGCCTTCGTGGGCGATTACATCGGACCGTTCGGTCCCGGGCATTTCGTGCTGGTCGGGTCACAATTGCCGCACAATTGGTTGTCCGATCTCGAGCCCGACGAAATGGTCGCGGGTCGCGACGTGGTCCTGCAGATCCATCCCGAGCTGGTTGGCCGGCTGGCCCTGGTGCTGCCCGAGGCGGCGGAAGCAGTCAACCTGTTCCAGTCGGCCAACCGCGGAATCGAATACTCCGGGGCAACTGCCCGGCAGGCGGCCGTCGAACTCGAAGGCGTCGGCCAGAGCAGTGGCCTGCAACGGCTGCAACGGATCTTCGGGCTGCTGAGCCTGCTCGCCCGGGCCCCTGGGGCCGAGCAGCGGCCACTGTCCCAAGCCACCGCGGCCGTCCCGCTCGATGCCCCCGGGCAGCGCAAGGTCGACGCCGTGCTGCGCTACATCACCGACAACCTGGCGGGCGAGGTCCGGCTCGAGGAGGCCGCCCGCACCGTCGGGATGACTCCGTCGGCCCTGTCCCGCTTCTTCACCCGCGCCGCCGGCCGCGGCTTCGCCGACACCGTTCGCCGCCTGCGGGTGATCCGGGCCTGCACCCTGCTGTTCCAGACCGACCGACCGATCGCCGACATCTGCTTCGAGGCCGGATATCAGAACCTGTCGAACTTCAACCGTCAGTTCCGGACCGAGACCGGCCTGACGCCCCGCGAGTACCGGCGCCGGCTCCGCGTCGGAACCCGGCTGCCGCCGGCCTGA
- a CDS encoding eCIS core domain-containing protein yields MARAASVERASSGGDGSVVGRWFLWRTTSGGGILSARAGLAHRERGLIRRVADRWRDPVGNRRQMSGRQGGSRSGLGDDRMTGSPDVPGPSGGAPAPVAIPGLSVPTPDGHAIRRLARTDDPLGGSPIDADLSAALGRRRGRGRPLPDGIARSISDAVGADPERVRIHTGAEPAALARSVQAVAFTQGSDIYFGSGAFSPHTVAGQRVLAHELAHTVQPAAGAGGIVGRAADPAEADADRRADTALRRLQRRAGVDAEGRVPEADRPRERAGSTAGIRRLVGFEVEISVPTIAVGTSTPVLAAGVNPPAPEIGNFFGGGLTYKQELGSIDGPDRTKITLTPDHNQLEGKGAEVFAALKEMSPRALAGATYVPLSNLEYGTPALDELAPGSDARFQAMASAIDAHTKTIMDADPQHVLSAIPNARGFRAGAPQKLIGTWLSGVPKSERFKTAWNEMAKLIKWEMYVQATVGIMPTGLASLYAQQAKDMQADPDAPDSALAAIKDGMDAIAALSATFDTQPFVTDLKLKPGDVQALRGVLTMAASYAVGNALGRTSLMSDTSKNSVQMLLKLARTGLVVDALPTYLKKFKGAGANEKVVALIDRAATWIHQMPQTWLDHWTDEPYEAEVTREPIYGRPTMDPVDATKALITDMLTGTATIPVIGPGDEGRLPKNDAAPAAVAAASGAQQGIPLEFRWITEFPDGPGELWKVFASVLRDVRAANLALIPESDAAPILAAVKKP; encoded by the coding sequence GTGGCGCGGGCCGCGTCGGTCGAGCGAGCGTCGAGCGGTGGAGACGGGAGTGTTGTCGGGAGGTGGTTCCTGTGGCGAACCACCTCAGGTGGGGGCATCCTGAGCGCGCGGGCAGGACTGGCGCACCGCGAACGCGGCCTGATCCGGCGGGTCGCCGACAGATGGAGAGACCCCGTGGGCAATCGGCGCCAGATGAGCGGTCGGCAGGGCGGATCTCGGTCGGGGCTCGGCGATGACCGGATGACCGGTTCGCCGGACGTTCCGGGCCCGTCGGGGGGCGCACCAGCACCGGTGGCCATCCCTGGTCTGTCCGTGCCGACGCCCGATGGCCACGCGATCCGACGCCTGGCCCGGACGGACGATCCTCTGGGTGGATCACCGATCGACGCCGATCTGAGCGCGGCGCTCGGACGCCGCCGCGGCCGCGGACGGCCGTTGCCCGACGGCATCGCCCGTTCCATCAGCGACGCGGTGGGCGCCGATCCGGAGCGTGTCCGAATCCACACCGGCGCCGAGCCGGCTGCGCTCGCGCGATCGGTCCAGGCGGTTGCCTTCACCCAGGGCTCGGACATCTATTTCGGGTCCGGCGCCTTCTCCCCGCACACCGTTGCCGGACAACGCGTACTCGCGCACGAGTTGGCGCATACGGTCCAACCGGCCGCCGGCGCCGGCGGGATCGTCGGTCGGGCGGCCGACCCGGCCGAGGCCGACGCCGATCGGCGGGCCGACACCGCCCTGCGGCGGTTGCAGCGGCGGGCCGGCGTCGATGCCGAGGGCCGGGTGCCCGAGGCGGACCGGCCACGGGAGCGAGCCGGGTCAACCGCCGGTATCCGCCGCCTGGTCGGTTTCGAGGTCGAGATCAGTGTCCCGACAATCGCTGTCGGGACATCGACACCGGTGCTGGCGGCCGGGGTCAACCCACCGGCACCGGAGATCGGGAACTTCTTCGGGGGCGGGCTGACCTACAAGCAGGAACTCGGGTCCATCGACGGACCCGACCGAACCAAGATCACGCTGACGCCGGACCACAATCAGTTGGAGGGCAAGGGGGCGGAGGTCTTCGCCGCGCTCAAGGAGATGAGTCCGCGGGCTCTCGCCGGGGCCACGTACGTCCCCCTGAGCAACCTCGAGTACGGCACTCCGGCGCTCGACGAGCTGGCTCCAGGCTCCGATGCGCGCTTTCAGGCAATGGCGAGCGCCATCGACGCGCACACCAAGACGATCATGGACGCCGACCCGCAACACGTGCTGAGCGCGATCCCGAATGCGCGCGGGTTCCGGGCGGGTGCGCCGCAGAAGTTGATCGGCACCTGGCTGTCCGGGGTGCCCAAATCCGAACGCTTCAAGACGGCGTGGAACGAGATGGCCAAGCTGATCAAGTGGGAGATGTACGTGCAGGCGACGGTCGGCATCATGCCGACGGGGCTGGCCAGCCTGTACGCGCAGCAGGCCAAGGACATGCAGGCCGATCCGGATGCTCCGGACAGCGCGCTGGCCGCCATCAAGGACGGGATGGACGCGATCGCGGCGCTGTCGGCCACCTTCGATACCCAGCCGTTCGTGACCGACCTCAAGCTCAAGCCCGGCGATGTGCAGGCGTTGCGCGGGGTGCTGACCATGGCGGCCTCCTACGCGGTCGGAAACGCACTGGGCAGAACCAGCTTGATGAGCGATACGTCGAAGAACAGCGTCCAGATGCTGCTCAAGCTGGCGCGGACCGGCCTGGTGGTCGACGCGCTGCCCACCTACCTGAAGAAATTCAAGGGTGCGGGAGCCAATGAGAAGGTGGTGGCGCTCATCGACCGGGCCGCGACGTGGATCCATCAGATGCCGCAGACCTGGCTGGATCACTGGACCGACGAACCGTATGAGGCCGAGGTGACCAGGGAGCCCATCTACGGTCGTCCCACGATGGATCCGGTGGATGCGACCAAGGCTCTGATCACGGACATGCTCACCGGAACGGCCACCATTCCGGTGATCGGCCCGGGCGATGAAGGACGCCTGCCCAAGAACGATGCCGCGCCGGCGGCCGTGGCGGCCGCCTCGGGGGCCCAACAGGGGATCCCGCTCGAGTTCCGGTGGATCACCGAATTCCCGGACGGGCCCGGTGAACTCTGGAAGGTGTTCGCATCGGTCCTGCGGGACGTCCGCGCCGCCAATCTGGCGTTGATCCCCGAGTCGGACGCCGCGCCGATCCTGGCCGCGGTGAAGAAACCGTGA
- a CDS encoding MFS transporter, which yields MSSRLPRSLIFGYAAIALFMTGDGFELTFLARYLVDLGYTPVDAALAFSVYGFVAAIAAWCSGVIAEMFGARRVMVVAGIAWLVLQVVLLSVGLNSGSLPLILLIYGARAAAYPMFIYSFVVLIAQTVDRSRLATAMGWYWAAYSLGIGVLGTYLPSWLLPVLGEQLTLWLALPWVASGVLLAAWSARRYGGTAQTAQTAPTGTEPASRLRELARGATILVENRPILILAVVRVICNLTLFGFPVIMPLYLSTTTYDGVGVLAVTQWMQLWGLMFAVTIVTNVLWGRIGDRFGWMRQMRWYGCVGCAVATLSFYYLPQWTGPNMWALSAAAVLLAVAVSAFVPMGAVFPALAPGHTGAAVSAHNLAAGVSTFLGPAIAMVLLPIAGIGGVCWAYAVLYLIGAGLTVFVRPDQPGIRSRRPVPATASASASASASASA from the coding sequence GTGTCTTCCCGACTGCCCCGCTCCTTGATCTTCGGCTATGCCGCGATCGCGCTGTTCATGACCGGCGACGGATTCGAGCTGACATTCCTGGCCCGGTATCTGGTCGACCTGGGCTACACCCCGGTCGACGCCGCGCTGGCGTTCAGCGTGTACGGATTCGTGGCCGCGATCGCGGCCTGGTGTTCGGGCGTGATCGCCGAGATGTTCGGCGCCCGGCGAGTGATGGTGGTCGCCGGAATCGCCTGGCTGGTGTTGCAGGTCGTGCTGCTCAGCGTCGGTCTGAATTCGGGCAGCCTGCCGCTGATCCTGCTGATCTACGGCGCGCGGGCCGCGGCCTACCCGATGTTCATCTACTCCTTCGTGGTGCTGATCGCCCAGACCGTCGACCGGTCCCGGTTGGCCACCGCGATGGGCTGGTACTGGGCCGCCTACTCCCTGGGGATCGGCGTGCTGGGCACGTACTTGCCGAGCTGGCTGCTGCCCGTGCTGGGGGAGCAGCTGACGCTGTGGCTCGCGCTGCCCTGGGTGGCCTCCGGTGTGCTGCTGGCCGCCTGGAGCGCCCGCCGCTACGGCGGCACCGCCCAGACCGCCCAGACCGCGCCGACCGGCACCGAACCCGCGTCCCGGCTGCGCGAGTTGGCCCGGGGCGCCACCATTCTCGTCGAGAACCGGCCGATCCTGATCCTGGCCGTCGTCCGCGTCATCTGCAACCTCACCCTCTTCGGCTTCCCGGTGATCATGCCGCTGTACCTGTCGACGACCACCTACGACGGGGTCGGCGTGCTGGCCGTGACGCAGTGGATGCAGTTGTGGGGCCTGATGTTCGCCGTCACCATCGTGACCAACGTGCTGTGGGGCCGCATCGGTGACCGGTTCGGATGGATGCGCCAGATGCGCTGGTACGGCTGCGTGGGCTGCGCGGTCGCGACCCTGTCCTTCTACTACCTGCCGCAGTGGACCGGGCCGAACATGTGGGCGCTGTCGGCGGCCGCCGTCCTGCTCGCGGTGGCGGTGTCCGCGTTCGTGCCGATGGGGGCCGTCTTCCCGGCCCTGGCCCCCGGTCACACCGGAGCCGCGGTGTCCGCGCACAACCTGGCGGCCGGGGTGTCGACCTTCCTCGGCCCGGCCATCGCCATGGTGCTGCTGCCCATCGCCGGCATCGGCGGGGTCTGCTGGGCCTACGCAGTCCTGTACCTGATCGGTGCCGGCCTGACCGTCTTCGTCCGCCCCGATCAGCCCGGTATCAGGTCCCGGCGCCCGGTGCCGGCCACCGCCTCCGCCTCCGCCTCCGCCTCCGCCTCCGCCTCCGCATGA
- a CDS encoding zinc-dependent alcohol dehydrogenase, protein MTATTSTQPAPIPTTGSMRRAVAEPNDDVRLETAAIPTPAPGEVLVRSTLVGICGSDTHALAGHHPFLTSRYLPGHEATGTVVALGDGIESLFVGQRVLLKPNVACGDCANCAAGRSNACAQLSWIGCDPSLHWAGAMADYFVAPERNLFPVPDGVDDRTAVLVECLATPVHAVRISGDLTGARVVILGAGTIGVLCVVAARHAGAGAMVVTDLDPGKLDRARRVGAHGAVPADDPAVNERVLAQLGGPADVVLDCVTNERSLNQAVALLRRAGTLAVVGVPPRDATLPMPLIQDWEIRVQGCAAYTEADIRTALQIATDAGLPTDEIVAATYGLDEVASAFGQAAADSSGKVLIAPPRRG, encoded by the coding sequence ATGACCGCGACGACCAGCACCCAGCCCGCCCCGATCCCCACGACCGGATCAATGCGTCGGGCGGTGGCCGAGCCGAACGACGACGTACGGCTGGAAACGGCCGCGATTCCCACCCCGGCGCCGGGCGAGGTCCTCGTCCGCAGCACGCTGGTGGGGATCTGCGGATCCGACACCCATGCCCTGGCCGGCCACCACCCCTTCCTGACCAGCCGCTACCTGCCCGGCCACGAGGCAACCGGCACCGTCGTCGCGCTCGGCGACGGCATCGAGTCGCTGTTCGTCGGGCAGCGGGTCCTGCTCAAGCCCAACGTCGCCTGCGGCGACTGCGCGAACTGCGCCGCCGGCCGGTCCAATGCCTGTGCCCAGCTGTCCTGGATCGGCTGTGACCCCTCGCTGCATTGGGCCGGCGCGATGGCCGACTACTTCGTCGCGCCGGAGCGGAACCTGTTCCCGGTGCCGGACGGGGTCGACGACCGCACCGCGGTCCTCGTCGAATGCCTGGCCACACCCGTGCATGCGGTGCGCATCAGCGGCGACCTGACCGGCGCCCGGGTCGTGATCCTGGGCGCCGGCACCATCGGCGTGCTGTGTGTCGTCGCCGCCCGGCACGCCGGTGCCGGCGCCATGGTGGTCACCGACCTGGACCCGGGCAAGTTGGACCGGGCCAGGCGCGTCGGCGCCCACGGCGCGGTGCCGGCCGACGACCCGGCGGTGAACGAACGGGTCCTGGCCCAGTTGGGTGGCCCGGCGGACGTGGTGCTGGACTGCGTGACCAACGAACGATCGTTGAACCAGGCCGTGGCCCTGCTCCGGCGGGCCGGCACCCTGGCCGTGGTCGGGGTGCCGCCGCGGGACGCGACGCTGCCCATGCCGCTGATCCAGGACTGGGAGATTCGCGTTCAGGGATGCGCCGCCTACACCGAGGCCGATATCCGCACGGCCCTGCAGATCGCCACCGACGCAGGCCTGCCGACCGACGAGATCGTTGCGGCCACCTACGGTTTGGACGAGGTGGCGAGCGCCTTCGGGCAGGCCGCGGCCGACAGCTCCGGCAAGGTGCTCATCGCCCCGCCCCGGCGCGGTTGA
- a CDS encoding aspartate:alanine exchanger family transporter gives MTEVLAGSPLLTIMVVVALGTLLGIVPFGPVKIGPAGALFVGLLFGALDPRLGQGLDLVRTLGLALFVYTVGLASGSVFFHSLRRQLPLMLSAIVVLAAATAVIMAVGRVMGLSSAIQGGTFAGALTSTPALASATAKAASNEPAVGYALSYPFGVVLTIVAMAVILNRSWPCPKDQPPLAAQALVDFTIEVQRPVRMSEVPGFAQHLVRFSYLRRDDRTRVVHEDEQFRPGDRVVVIAPAEMAAAACDFLGRKCRHHLAHDRSEVDYRRILISNPMIAGRSVGSLDIPQRYDGIITRVRRGDTELLAYDDLVVELGDRLRVVVPRRCMSDVGHYLGDSERKVSEVDALSLGIGLALGLLIGLITIPMPGSIKLSLGAAAGPLIVGMVLGRLERTGPIVWGLPNSANLTIRQLGLLLFLAATGLASGQAFASQAFTGLGLRVVVTGVIVVVLADLLMVVVARMFGTSPVRAAGLLAGFISQPAILAYGNAKVDDDRMDAGFTALFAIQMIAKVLLVQIIVAL, from the coding sequence ATGACCGAGGTTCTGGCCGGCAGCCCCCTGCTGACGATCATGGTCGTGGTCGCGCTCGGCACCCTGCTGGGCATCGTCCCGTTCGGCCCGGTGAAGATCGGGCCGGCCGGTGCGCTGTTCGTCGGCCTGCTGTTCGGTGCCCTCGACCCGCGATTGGGTCAGGGGCTGGATCTGGTTCGCACCCTCGGCCTGGCCCTGTTCGTCTACACCGTCGGTCTCGCCTCCGGTTCGGTGTTCTTCCACTCGCTGCGCCGGCAGCTGCCACTGATGCTCAGCGCGATCGTTGTGCTCGCGGCCGCCACCGCGGTGATCATGGCCGTCGGCCGGGTGATGGGGCTGAGTTCGGCGATCCAGGGCGGCACCTTCGCCGGCGCCCTGACCAGCACTCCGGCGCTGGCCTCGGCGACGGCCAAGGCGGCGAGCAACGAACCGGCGGTCGGGTACGCACTGAGCTACCCGTTCGGCGTGGTGCTCACCATCGTGGCGATGGCGGTCATTCTGAACCGCAGTTGGCCCTGTCCGAAGGACCAGCCACCGCTGGCCGCGCAGGCGCTGGTCGACTTCACCATCGAGGTGCAGCGGCCGGTGCGGATGAGCGAGGTGCCCGGGTTCGCCCAGCATCTCGTGCGGTTCTCCTACCTCCGGCGGGACGACCGGACCCGGGTCGTCCACGAGGACGAGCAGTTCCGGCCGGGCGACCGGGTGGTGGTGATCGCGCCGGCGGAGATGGCCGCCGCGGCCTGCGATTTCCTAGGGCGCAAATGCCGCCACCATCTGGCGCACGACCGCTCGGAGGTCGACTACCGGCGGATCCTGATCTCCAATCCGATGATCGCCGGGCGCAGCGTCGGCAGCCTGGACATCCCGCAGCGCTACGACGGCATCATCACCCGGGTGCGCCGGGGCGACACCGAACTGCTCGCCTACGACGACCTGGTGGTGGAGTTGGGAGATCGGTTGCGGGTGGTCGTGCCCCGCCGGTGCATGTCCGACGTCGGGCACTACCTGGGTGATTCCGAACGCAAAGTCAGCGAGGTCGACGCGCTGAGCCTGGGAATCGGCCTGGCTCTCGGTCTGCTGATCGGGTTGATCACCATCCCGATGCCCGGCAGCATCAAGCTCAGCCTGGGCGCGGCGGCCGGCCCGCTGATCGTCGGCATGGTGCTGGGCCGGCTGGAGCGGACCGGGCCGATCGTCTGGGGACTGCCGAACTCGGCCAACCTCACCATCCGGCAGCTCGGCCTGCTGCTGTTCCTGGCCGCGACCGGGCTGGCCTCCGGGCAGGCGTTCGCCTCGCAGGCCTTCACCGGGCTGGGCCTGCGGGTGGTCGTCACCGGCGTCATCGTGGTGGTGCTGGCCGATCTGCTGATGGTGGTGGTGGCCCGGATGTTCGGCACGAGTCCGGTGCGGGCCGCCGGCCTGCTGGCCGGCTTCATCAGCCAGCCGGCCATCCTGGCCTACGGCAATGCCAAGGTCGACGACGATCGGATGGACGCCGGGTTCACCGCCCTGTTCGCCATCCAGATGATCGCCAAGGTGCTGCTGGTGCAGATCATCGTGGCGTTGTAG
- a CDS encoding flavodoxin family protein — MTDQRADFSSLTALFINTTLTRSPGISHTQRLIDISAGIMAKQGVTVDQFRAVDHRIATGVYPDMREHGWEVDEWPELFPRVLAADILVIGGPIWLGDNSSETKKIIERLYAHSGELNDKGQWLYYGRVGGCLITGNEDGIKHCASNVLYSLQHIGYSIPPQADAGWIGEAGPGPSYGDLLEDGTRAGVENDFTNRNTTFMTWNLLQLAAVLRQAGGFPAFGNQRKEWDAGTRFDFENPEYRS; from the coding sequence ATGACCGATCAACGGGCCGACTTCTCGAGCCTCACCGCGCTGTTCATCAACACGACGTTGACCAGATCCCCGGGCATCAGCCACACCCAACGGCTCATCGACATCAGCGCCGGCATCATGGCCAAGCAGGGGGTGACGGTAGACCAGTTCCGGGCCGTCGACCACCGGATCGCGACCGGGGTCTACCCGGACATGCGAGAGCACGGGTGGGAGGTCGATGAGTGGCCGGAGCTGTTCCCGCGTGTGCTGGCCGCCGACATCCTGGTGATCGGCGGACCGATCTGGTTGGGGGACAACAGCAGTGAAACCAAGAAGATCATCGAACGGCTCTATGCCCATTCGGGCGAGCTCAACGACAAGGGCCAGTGGCTGTACTACGGGCGGGTCGGTGGCTGCCTGATCACCGGGAACGAGGACGGCATCAAACACTGCGCGTCCAACGTCCTGTACAGCCTGCAGCACATCGGCTACAGCATCCCGCCGCAGGCTGACGCCGGATGGATCGGCGAGGCCGGCCCGGGACCCAGTTACGGCGACCTGCTCGAGGACGGCACCCGGGCCGGCGTCGAGAACGACTTCACCAACCGCAACACGACCTTCATGACCTGGAACCTGTTGCAGTTGGCCGCCGTGCTCCGGCAGGCCGGCGGGTTTCCGGCCTTTGGCAACCAACGCAAGGAGTGGGACGCCGGCACCCGCTTCGACTTCGAGAACCCCGAATATCGCTCCTAG